The DNA region TCCTCGTCGAAGAGCTCGACGGCGTCGTCGCCCGCGTCGCGCGGCTCGTCCCGGTCCTCGTACGGCTTCTCGAGATCGGCCAGCGCCTTCTCTATGCGTTCGCGTTCGCGCGTGAGCAGCTCACGTGCCCGTGCGTCGTCCATCCGGGCATCGTACATCCGTAGGCGCTACTGACACGAAGCGCGGAATGGCGCGGATGTGCCCCTCACCCCCGGCGGGAGATGCTGAGGCCAATCCATTGCTTAGGAGGAGCAGGCATGTTCACGAAGATCTTCGTCGGCTACGACGGGAGCGATCAGTGCAAAGACGCCCTGGCGCTCGCACGTGTGCTCGCCGCACCTTCGAACGCCGCGGTGATCGCGGTGTGCGTCTTCCCGTACGAGCCAAGTTTCTCAAAGGCCGGCGGAAGCGACAGCGATTATCACGACGCGCTGCAGCGCGAGGCCGTGGGCATCCTCGCCGGAGCCGAGGGCGCGACCGAGCGGCGCGCGGTGGCGAGCGGCTCACCCTCGCGGGCTCTCCAGGAGCTGGCGGAAAACGAGAACGCCGACCTGCTCGTGGTGGGATCGACGCATCACGGCGCCATGGGAAGGGTGCTGATCGGCAGCGTTGGCGAGCGGCTGCTACACGGCGCGCACTGCCCGGTGGCCGTGGCGCCCAAGGGCTTCGCCGGGGCGAAGGAGCCTTCGCTGCGGCGCGTGGCCGTGGGCTTCGACGGCAGCCCCGAGGCCGGACGCGCGCTCGAGCTGGCCGCGCGGCTGGCGGGCGAGGCGCACGGGACCATCCACCTCTACTGGTCCGTGGAGCCGCCTGGCGCCACCAGCCCCGTCTTCGCCGGCGACTACGGCTGGCCGTCCTACTCGGAGAAGATCTTCAACGCGGCACACGACGAGATCGACGAGGCGATCGCGCGCCTGCCTGCCGAGCTCGAGCCTCAGGGCGACGTGCTCTCCGGCAAGGCGGCGCCCACCCTCGCGGCCGAGGTCACCGGCGAGGCCGATCTGCTCGTGCTCGGTTCGCGCGGCTATGGCAGCGTGAGGGGTGTGCTGCTCGGGCGCGTGTCCGCCGAGCTTGCGCGCAGCGCGCCATGTCCGCTTCTTGTCGTGCCACGTGGGGCGGCTGTCCCCGGCGAGCCTGAAGAGGCGAGTCTCGCTGCCACGTGAAACGGGTAGCGACACCGACCGGTTCCCGCTAGCAGGAGTGCTCGGCGTAGAGCTGGACCTTGCCGTCCGGCGGTAGCGCCGCGCCCACCGGCGGATCGGTGGCGCATACCTCGTACGCGCTGTTGTCGATGATCCCGAAGATGCCGCCGCCGGTGGTGTCGTGCTTGATGGCGAGGCCGTCGAGATAGTCGTGCACGAGGTCGAGCTGGCCGTGGATCACGTTCGGCACGGTGGAGAGCT from Thermoleophilaceae bacterium includes:
- a CDS encoding universal stress protein; protein product: MFTKIFVGYDGSDQCKDALALARVLAAPSNAAVIAVCVFPYEPSFSKAGGSDSDYHDALQREAVGILAGAEGATERRAVASGSPSRALQELAENENADLLVVGSTHHGAMGRVLIGSVGERLLHGAHCPVAVAPKGFAGAKEPSLRRVAVGFDGSPEAGRALELAARLAGEAHGTIHLYWSVEPPGATSPVFAGDYGWPSYSEKIFNAAHDEIDEAIARLPAELEPQGDVLSGKAAPTLAAEVTGEADLLVLGSRGYGSVRGVLLGRVSAELARSAPCPLLVVPRGAAVPGEPEEASLAAT